Proteins encoded in a region of the Podarcis muralis chromosome 2, rPodMur119.hap1.1, whole genome shotgun sequence genome:
- the LOC114592343 gene encoding uncharacterized protein LOC114592343, whose translation MAAEKGRTPSVDLYFRSLLQREIQAKEHREESSRTGHDPKAAVERSGRSSHKAKAGNDQDFLKREAPELVMGESGGKPCKHPEDVKGTRFPCSGWGNPSLLGSLPRDDPKTFLATFEGVASACRRSGREAPRDATKIAAVKMEDCWEATEDLLGDDSVAMDMQRTLFREFRYQEAKGPREACSRLWYLCHRWLKPEKHSKEQILELVILEQFLAILPSELQGWVKDGCPQTCDQAVALAEGFLLRRREAAETEREGSALIRELGLNLPAAEPPLPVLEETPLCSTVKQEGGADTSSPRLGGDGWITKGKEEKPHLKNTELVKLCGASWGGLSWPQEGGEASASREGSEKGREKSLAPRGDVFSPCSGESGERGQAVVVKRRRRSRGEKVCGMCGRSFSRTTVLVAHQRTHTGEKPFMCQDCGKCFSLKSTLVAHERTHTGERPYSCSQCGKRFTVSSDLTRHYRIHVGEKPFSCSECSKSFSRKTQLLNHQKVHTREKAYKCSRCGEAFSRSSSLMIHEGSHTGEKPFKCPDCDKSFNTSSQLVKHHRVHTGERPYTCSECGKSFSQRQILMVHQRIHTGEKPFKCATCGKCFCDRAVLIRHQKVHTGERPHQCATCGKSFSHRAVLVRHQKIHTREALNTLGLQEEPPPSKEPRLHPKLP comes from the exons ATGGCGGCCGAGAAGGGAAGAACGCCAAGCGTTGATCTCTACTTCCGATCTCTGCTCCAACGGGAGATCCAGGCCAAGGAGCACCGGGAAGAGAGCAGCCGAACAGGCCATGATCCCAAAGCGGCAGTAGAGAGATCAGGAAGATCCTCTCACAAAGCCAAGGCTGGGAATGACCAGGATTTCCTGAAAAGGGAGGCCCCGGAACTGGTCATGGGCGAGTCAGGCGGGAAGCCATGCAAACATCCGGAAGACGTGAAAGGAACACGATTCCCTTGCTCGGGATGGGGAAACCCTTCCTTGCTGGGATCTCTGCCTCGGGACGATCCCAAAACTTTCCTGGCCACCTTTGAGGGAGTGGCGAGCGCTTGTCGGAGGTCTGGCAGAGAAGCTCCAAGGGACGCCACAAAGATTGCCGCCGTCAAGATGGAGGATTGTTGGGAAGCGACGGAGGATCTCCTGGGAGACGATTCGGTCGCCATGGATATGCAGCGGACGCTTTTCCGGGAGTTCCgctaccaggaggccaaaggTCCCCGCGAGGCCTGTAGTCGCCTCTGGTACCTGTGCCACCGGTGGCTGAAGCCGGAGAAGCACtccaaggagcagatcctggagctggtgatcctggagcagttcctggccatCTTGCCCTCGGAGCTTCAGGGCTGGGTCAAAGATGGCTGCCCTCAGACTTGTgaccaggcggtggccctggccgaaggctTTTTACTGAGACGGCGGGAGGCGGCCGAAACGGAACGGGAG GGTTCAGCGCTGATCCGGGAGCTGGGTTTGAACTTGCCTGCGGCCGAGCCGCCTCTGCCTGTCCTCGAGGAGACGCCACTCTGCTCCACGGTCAAGCAGGAGGGTGGTGCCGATACCAGTTCCCCTAGACTGGGAG GCGATGGGTGGATCACCAAGGGCAAAGAGGAGAAGCCCCACCTCAAAAATACCGAGCTGGTCAAACTCTGTGGGGCCTCGTGGGGAGGTCTCTCCTGGCCCCAAGAAGGGGGAGAAGCCTCTGCGAGCCGCGAGGGATCAGAAAAAGGGCGGGAAAAGTCCCTGGCACCCAGAGGGGACGTGTTCTCCCCCTGTTCAGGAGAGAGCGGGGAACGGGGCCAAGCGGTCGTCGTCAAGAGGAGGCGCAGGAGTCGGGGGGAGAAGGTGTGCGGCATGTGCGGGAGAAGCTTCAGCCGGACCACGGTGCTCGTCGCGCACCAGAGGActcacacgggcgagaagccgttCATGTGCCAGGACTGCGGGAAGTGCTTCAGCTTGAAGTCCACCCTGGTGGCGCACGAGAGGACCCACACGGGCGAGAGGCCTTACAGCTGCTCGCAGTGCGGGAAGCGCTTCACCGTCAGCTCGGACCTCACGCGCCACTACCGCATCCACGTGGGGGAGAAGCCCTTCAGCTGCTCCGAGTGCAGCAAGAGCTTCAGCCGCAAGACCCAGCTCCTCAACCACCAGAAGGTCCACACCAGGGAGAAGGCCTACAAGTGCTCGCGGTGCGGCGAGGCCTTCAGCCGCAGCTCCAGCCTCATGATCCACGAGGGCtcgcacacgggcgagaagcccttcAAGTGCCCCGACTGCGACAAGTCCTTCAACACGTCCTCACAGCTGGTCAAGCACCACCGCGTCCACACCGGGGAGAGGCCCTACACCtgctccgagtgcgggaagagcttcagccagcGGCAGATCCTCATGGTCcaccagaggatccacacgggcgagaagcccttcAAGTGCGCCACGTGCGGGAAGTGCTTCTGCGACCGGGCCGTCCTCATCCGCCACCAGAAGGTCCACACGGGCGAGAGGCCCCACCAGTGCGCCACGTGTGGCAAGAGCTTCTCTCACCGCGCCGTCCTCGTCCGGCACCAGAAGATCCACACGAGAGAAGCTCTGAACACGCTCGGACTCCAGGAGGAGCCTCCGCCCAGCAAAGAGCCCAGACTTCACCCCAAGTTGCCTTGA